The stretch of DNA ATCGTCACCAGTTCGCCTGCAAAATCGCGGAATGGCGATGGCGACACCGGGGTCGGCATCCCGTCCGACAGGCCGCGCACCGGCTCCTTGAGCGTTGCGACCCACAAAGCGAGCAGCACGCCCGGCAGGCCCACCGCCATGAACGCCGCCTGCCAGCCGACTAGGCCGAGCGGCCCGCCGCCCGGATAGGCGGCATTCCAGCCCTGAACGATCGCGCCGCCGATGAACAGCGACAGGCCGCCGCCGATATAGATGCCCGAGGAATAGACGGCGAGCGCGGTCGCCCGCTGTTCGCGCGGGAAATAATCGGACAGGATCGAATAGGCGCAGGGCGATGCCGTGGCCTCGCCGACGCCGACGCCGATCCGCGCCAGGCTGAGCTGCCAGCCGGTGCGGCACAGGCCGGACAGGGCCGTCATCGCCGACCAGAGCGCGAGGCCGATGGTCATCAGCCGCACGCGGTGCCAGCTGTCGGCAAGCCGGCCGAGCGGGATTCCGAACAGGGCGTAGAACACGCCGAACGCCGTGCCGAACAGGAAACCGAGATCGGCATCGCTCAGCCCCAGATCGCGCTTCACGTCTTCGGCAAGGATGCTCAGGATCTGCCGGTCGATGAAGTTCAGCACATAGACGATCACCAGGATCGTCAGCACATACCAGGCATAGGGCCCGCCGGGCCTGACCTTCTCGCCCTCGACCTGACTGCCCAAGCAACGCCCCCCTGATCGGTTCCGGCCGTCATGCGGCCATTTGTCCAAGGGCTAGCAGAGCGCCGCGCGGCCTGCCAAAGGCTTTCGGCCATGACCGAGCGTTTCTCCTTCCAGATCACCGCCACCGACGGCCGGGCTCGCACCGGCGTGATCGCCATGCGCCGCGGCGACATCCGCACCCCCGCCTTCATGCCGGTCGGCACCGCCGCCACGGTCAAGGCGATGAAGCCCGGCGATGTCCGCGCCGCCGGTGCCGACATCATCCTGGGCAACACCTATCATCTGATGCTCCGCCCCGGGGCCGAGCGTGTCGCCCGGCTTGGCGGGCTGCATGGCTTTATGGGCTGGGACCGCCCGATCCTGACCGACAGCGGCGGCTATCAGGTGATGAGCCTTGCCGATCTGACCCGCCGGTCGGAGGAGGGGGTGGCGTTCAAATCGCATCTCGACGGCGCGCGCCACCTGATCACCCCCGAACGCTCGACCGAGATCCAGCGGCTGCTCGATTCTGACATTGTCATGGCGTTTGACGAGCTGGTGCCGGCGACGTCGAGCCGCGATGTGCAGGCGGCGGCGATGGAGCGGTCGATGCGCTGGGCCCGGCGCTCGCGCACCGCCTTTCTGGACGGCGGCGCCCATGCCGAGCGCGCGGCCCAGTTCGGCATCCAGCAGGGCGCGCTCGACGAAGGGCTGCGCCGCGCCTCGGCCGATGCGCTCGTCGAGATCGGCTTTGACGGCTATGCGGTCGGCGGCCTCGCGGTCGGCGAGGGGCAGGAGGCGATGTTCGGCGTGCTCGATTATGCGCCCGGCCAGCTGCCGGCTGACCGCCCGCGCTATCTGATGGGCGTGGGCAAGCCCGATGACATTGTCGGCGCGGTCGAACGCGGGATCGACATGTTCGATTGCGTGCTGCCGACGCGCAGCGGCCGCACCGGCCAGGCGTTCACCCGCGACGGGCCGATCAACATCCGCAACGCCCGTTTTGCCGAGGATCAGGGGCCGCTCGACCCCGATTGCGCCTGTCCGGTCTGTGCGCGATGGAGCCGCGCCTATCTGCATCATCTGGTGCGCGCCGGGGAAATCCTGGGCGCGATGCTGATGACCGAGCACAATATCTTCTTCTACCAGGCGCTGATGGCCGATCTGCGCGCGGCGATCGCCGAAGGGCGGCTGACCACGTTCGCCAACGGCTTCCGCGACCGCTATCTCAGCAGCTGATTGCCGGCGTGGGGCCGGATCCCTCCGGCCGTGATGCGGTGGCCCCGGCAGGGGCCGCCGGTCTCAGACCGTGAAGCCGACCGACAGGAACGAAGGAACGGGGCCGTTCCAGCCCTCGTCCGGCTGCGCCGCCTGCACATTGCCGGCACGGCGCGGGCGTTCGGCCTGATGCGGTGTCGCGGTGCGCGGTGCATCGGCTGGCCGCTCACGGGGCGGTGCGGCCGGTTCGCGCCGGGCCTGTTCACGCCGGGCCTGTTCACGCGGGGCGGGCGCGGTGGTGGGCTGCGCCTCGACCGGCTTGCGGCCGCCGCGCCGCGCACGGGCGGGCGGGGGGCGGGCGATCCAGCCTCGTCGTCCCCGGCATCGCGCGCCGGGGCAGCGGCCGTGCCGCCGGCCTTGATCCGCGCAATCTTCTGGCCGGTCAGCTTTTCGATGTTGGCGACCGCTTCGCCATCCTCGGTGGTGACGAGCGTGAAGGCCTTGCCGGTCGCGCCCGCGCGGCCGGTGCGGCCGATGCGGTGCACATAGTCATCGGCGTGCCAGGGCACATCGAAGTTGAACACATGGCTGACGCCCTTGATGTCGAGGCCGCGCGCCGCGACGTCGGAGGCGACGAGGATGTTGATCTCCCCGGCCTTGAACCGGTCAAGCTCGCGCAGCCGCTCGGGCTGTTCCATGTCGCCGTGGATCTGGCCGACCGCAAAGCCATAGCGCTTCAGGCTGGTCGCCAGTTCGCGCACCGTCGTCTTGCGGTTGGCAAAGATGATCGCGGTGTTGAGATCGTCAGCGCGCAGCAGGCGGCGCAGCGTCTCGCGCTTGTCCCGGCTGGCGGTTTCGACCAGCTGCTGTTCGATCAGCGCATTGGCGCTGGCCGGGCGCGCGACCTCGATCGACTTGGGGTTGGTCAGAAACTTGTCCGCCAGCTTCTTGATCGGCGGCGGCATGGTGGCCGAAAACAGCAATGTCTGGCGCGTCTTGGGCAGTTTGGAACAGATTTCCTCGATATCGGGCACAAAGCCCATGTCGAGCATCCGGTCCGCCTCGTCGATCACCAGCAGCTCGCAGCCCGTCAACAGGATGTTGCCGCGCTGGAACAGGTCCATCAGCCGGCCGGGCGTCGCGATCAGCACGTCGA from Sphingomonas changnyeongensis encodes:
- the tgt gene encoding tRNA guanosine(34) transglycosylase Tgt: MTERFSFQITATDGRARTGVIAMRRGDIRTPAFMPVGTAATVKAMKPGDVRAAGADIILGNTYHLMLRPGAERVARLGGLHGFMGWDRPILTDSGGYQVMSLADLTRRSEEGVAFKSHLDGARHLITPERSTEIQRLLDSDIVMAFDELVPATSSRDVQAAAMERSMRWARRSRTAFLDGGAHAERAAQFGIQQGALDEGLRRASADALVEIGFDGYAVGGLAVGEGQEAMFGVLDYAPGQLPADRPRYLMGVGKPDDIVGAVERGIDMFDCVLPTRSGRTGQAFTRDGPINIRNARFAEDQGPLDPDCACPVCARWSRAYLHHLVRAGEILGAMLMTEHNIFFYQALMADLRAAIAEGRLTTFANGFRDRYLSS